Part of the Mauremys mutica isolate MM-2020 ecotype Southern chromosome 1, ASM2049712v1, whole genome shotgun sequence genome is shown below.
GTTATACTGATACATTTTTGTTTGTGCATTACACAGGATatatcattttaaattaaattttaaatcatctttactttttatttatttcttaataCATGAAGACTCAGCAAGAATAATTTgtcacccatggaaaaaaataaggCATATTCCCCAAAAATGGACAGTAATTTTGTGTTAGATAAAATCAACAATTTAAAAGTAGAACAAGAAGATGGAATAAATAATTGTACTCTGGAAAGAATGGATATAAAAAATGAACATGAAGATTTGAAACATACAGACAGTAGTGATGAACAAGACGACAAAGAAAAACATTTCATCAATAACAATCCTGGCAAATATTTATCTACCGAAAATGAAGATGATTATGGATCTCTGTTTTCTCAGTATAGTAGTACTCTTTATGATGTTGCAATGGAAGCTGTGACACAAAGCCTCCTTTCTAGCAGAAACATAAGCTCCCGGAAAAAATCCCCTGCTTGGAATCATTTTTTTATATCCCCTCGAGACAGCACTAAAGCAATATGTATGTACTGTATGAAAGAATTTAGCAGGGGTAAAAATGAAAAGGACCTAAGTACAAGTTGTCTCATGAGACATGTGAGGAGAGCTCATCCTACTGTACTTATTCAAGAAAATGGAAGTATGCCAGGTCTAGCTTCTCTTTCTTCGCCTTCATTATTACTGCCTGCTCAGTCTGCAGATGTTGGAGATTTAAGTGCTGTGTTATCGCCTATAAAACTGGTCAAGAAAATTGCTTCTAAGATACCATCTCCAGATCGAGTAATTGAGGAATCTGTTTCTATAGTCTCTTCTGAAGAAATAGCAGACCTTTCAGTTTCTGAAAAGTGCATCAAAGAAGAAGTCATGGCTGGGTCATCTCCACCCCTACCCAACAATCAATATGATGAAACTGTGGAGAATGTAGCAGAGAAAACTGTTCCAGTTCCAAAGAGTACATCAGGTTCCAGAAGAAGATCTGCTGTctggaaacatttttatttgtctCCTTTAGATAATTCTAAAGCAGTTTGCATCCACTGCATGAATGAATTCAGTAGAGGAAAGAATGGAAAAGATCTAGGAACTAGTTGCTTAATAAGGCACATGTGGAGAGCCCATCGTTCTATTGTTTTGCAGGAGAATGGCGGTGGTACAAGCATACCACCTTTGTATTCTGCTCCTCCAACTTTATTGCCTTCTTTACTGCCCTCTGATGGTGATCTGAATTCTGTGTCGTCCTCTCCAGGAAAACTGATTAAAGAATCAATGTCTGCTTCTTCCTCTCCAGATAGAATGGTAGAGGAGATCCATTCTACTCTCCCTTCTGGAGATGCTCTGGTGGAAGACTCATCGATGTTGTCAGCTGATGATATAGGTGAAGCCTCCTTAGTGTCTTCTCCTGAGAAGCAGTGTGAGGGATTAAGTCCATTGATATTTGAACGTAGCTCTGTGTTTCAGCAGAATAAAAGGATTATGAAAAGGCTTAAATCAGAAGTTTGGCATCATTTTTCACTGTCTCCAGTGGACAGTCTAAAAGCTATATGTAGATACTGCAGTTGTATGATAAGTTGTGGGAAAAAAGGAGATGTAGGCACAAGCTGCTTGATGAGACATCTATATAGACGCCACCCTGAGGTGATTGGGAACCAAAAGAGTTTTATAGATGCAAGTTTGGCAAATTCTCCTTATGCTACTTTGGCTTCTGCAGAATGTTCATCCTCAAAATTGATTGACTTACCCACAATGGTTACAAATGGTAATCCAATTATATTTCCTGCCAATAGCAAGAAGACCTCAAAACTGTGGAATCACTTTTCAATTTGTTCTGCAGATTCAACTAAAGTAATATGTATGCACTGTGGACGTACAATAAGCAGGGGGAAAAAGCCAATAAATTTAGGTACAAGTTGCCTTCTAAGACATTTGCAGCGGTTTCATAACAATGTGCTGAAAACTGATGCTTCAGAAAAAGTGTTGTCCTCTTCTATGGATAATCACAAGCCACTGAACACAGAATTATTAGGATCGTCAACCTTTGATGAAACCAATGACAAGTTTTGTGATTCTCACCCAGTTGCCAAAAAAATTACAAGTCTTGTAGCTGAAATGATTGCACTTGACCTTCAGCCATATTCTTTTGTAGACAACATTGGCTTTAACAGACTGCTTGAATACTTGCAACCTCAGTATTCTTTACCTTCACCATCGTATTTTTCTAGGACAGCAATTCCAGAAATGTATGATAATGTGAAACAAATAATTATTTCACATCTGAAAAAAGCTGAAAGCggagtaatacattttacatcaGGAATATGGATGAGCAATCAAACACGAGAATACCTAACTCTTACTGCTCACTGGGTAACATTTGAGTCCTCATTTAGACCACAGTGTGAAGATTACCATTGTACAGCACTTTTAAATGTGTCACAGATTGATTGTGACTACAATGGCATCAGTATTCAGAAGCAGCTAGAATATTGGTGGGAAGCCTGGATAACTTCCATTGGCCTTCAGATTGGGATTACTGTTACTGATAATCAGAGTATAGGAAAAACTTTAAATGAAAGCGATCATTCGAGTGTGCAGTGTTTTGGTCACACTGTTAATCTCATAGTAAATGAGGCTATTAAAAGTCAGAGAATGGTTCAAAATTTGCTTAGTATTGCAAGAAAGATTTGTGAACGTGTTCATCGGTCAGCAAAAGCAAAGGAGAAATTAGCTGAGTTACAAAAGGAATATGAGTTGCCCCAGCATCAACTTATTCAAGATGTTCCATCCAAATGGAATACATCATTCCATATGCTTGAACGCTTAATTGAACAGAAAAGAGCAATTGA
Proteins encoded:
- the ZBED4 gene encoding zinc finger BED domain-containing protein 4, translating into MEKNKAYSPKMDSNFVLDKINNLKVEQEDGINNCTLERMDIKNEHEDLKHTDSSDEQDDKEKHFINNNPGKYLSTENEDDYGSLFSQYSSTLYDVAMEAVTQSLLSSRNISSRKKSPAWNHFFISPRDSTKAICMYCMKEFSRGKNEKDLSTSCLMRHVRRAHPTVLIQENGSMPGLASLSSPSLLLPAQSADVGDLSAVLSPIKLVKKIASKIPSPDRVIEESVSIVSSEEIADLSVSEKCIKEEVMAGSSPPLPNNQYDETVENVAEKTVPVPKSTSGSRRRSAVWKHFYLSPLDNSKAVCIHCMNEFSRGKNGKDLGTSCLIRHMWRAHRSIVLQENGGGTSIPPLYSAPPTLLPSLLPSDGDLNSVSSSPGKLIKESMSASSSPDRMVEEIHSTLPSGDALVEDSSMLSADDIGEASLVSSPEKQCEGLSPLIFERSSVFQQNKRIMKRLKSEVWHHFSLSPVDSLKAICRYCSCMISCGKKGDVGTSCLMRHLYRRHPEVIGNQKSFIDASLANSPYATLASAECSSSKLIDLPTMVTNGNPIIFPANSKKTSKLWNHFSICSADSTKVICMHCGRTISRGKKPINLGTSCLLRHLQRFHNNVLKTDASEKVLSSSMDNHKPLNTELLGSSTFDETNDKFCDSHPVAKKITSLVAEMIALDLQPYSFVDNIGFNRLLEYLQPQYSLPSPSYFSRTAIPEMYDNVKQIIISHLKKAESGVIHFTSGIWMSNQTREYLTLTAHWVTFESSFRPQCEDYHCTALLNVSQIDCDYNGISIQKQLEYWWEAWITSIGLQIGITVTDNQSIGKTLNESDHSSVQCFGHTVNLIVNEAIKSQRMVQNLLSIARKICERVHRSAKAKEKLAELQKEYELPQHQLIQDVPSKWNTSFHMLERLIEQKRAIDEMSIECSFRELISCDQWVVMQSVCHALKPFEVASREMSTHMSTLSQVIPMIHILNRKIEMLFEETMGIDTMLKSLKEAMASRLSSTLHDPRYIFATLLDPRYKTSLFTEEEAEQYKLDLIRELEILSSTSDDDKPVSNGCDIGSPSTNSCGEDNLWSLMADMKKSKDLKEKAKLPEEMVLSYLEEEVLEHNCDPLTYWDFKKSSWPVLSKLAVRFLGCPPSIVPSERLFNTSNENSSFSQSRLMIEHFEKLIFLKVNLPLIYFQY